The Carassius carassius chromosome 34, fCarCar2.1, whole genome shotgun sequence genome has a segment encoding these proteins:
- the LOC132114779 gene encoding uncharacterized protein LOC132114779 isoform X1, whose protein sequence is MGVLAKEGISLLSHTTEKSLIFQKMRETFQHRQELIKDPGSSVEILSTFPRFLDTKGLVGQDFTLLFDTETSSRLLQKRDTFFRPNVIKDTKQFTSTAEMSQFLLSAECPEGSDLHETRGLKSPKISPCDAAERLVIFHKFSHAAVWRSPSTTSSISIPTSLLLDARKARLSASTSSWISISSHARQTAPLEHLMNFSRHILCSICPMMVHCELLHIPADNSV, encoded by the exons ATGGGAGTGCTTGCAAAAGAGGGCATTTCTTTGCTCAGCCATACCACAGAGAAGTCCCTAATATTCCAAAAGATGAGAGAGACCTTTCAGCATCGCCAAGAGCTTATTAAAGATCCAGGCTCTAGTGTTGAAATCCTCTCCACCTTCCCAAGATTCCTAGATACAAAAGGCCTG GTTGGTCAAGACTTCACTCTCCTGTTTGACACTGAGACATCCTCCAGGCTGCTTCAGAAGAGGGACACATTCTTCAGGCCAAATGTCATTAAAGACACCAAGCAATTTACTTCAACAGCAGAGATGAGTCAGTTTTTGCTCTCAGCAGAATGTCCTGAAGGAAGTGACCTTCATGAGACAA GAGGACTGAAGTCTCCAAAAATCAGTCCATGTGATGCTGCTGAAAGACTTGTAATCTTTCATAAG TTTAGTCATGCTGCAGTTTGGAGGAGCCCCTCAACAACATCCAGCATCAGCATCCCTACCTCCTTGCTGTTGGACGCCAGAAAAGCAAGACTGAGTGCTTCTACATCATCTTGGATAAGCATCTCATCCCATGCCAGGCAAACCGCTCCCTTGGAGCATTTGATGAACTTTTCAAGGCACATTTTGTGTTCAATTTGTCCTATGATGGTGCATTGTGAACTTTTACACATTCCTGCAGACAACAGTGTATAA
- the LOC132114779 gene encoding uncharacterized protein LOC132114779 isoform X2 has protein sequence MGVLAKEGISLLSHTTEKSLIFQKMRETFQHRQELIKDPGSSVEILSTFPRFLDTKGLVGQDFTLLFDTETSSRLLQKRDTFFRPNVIKDTKQFTSTAEMSQFLLSAECPEGSDLHETRGLKSPKISPCDAAERLVIFHKSCCSLEEPLNNIQHQHPYLLAVGRQKSKTECFYIILDKHLIPCQANRSLGAFDELFKAHFVFNLSYDGAL, from the exons ATGGGAGTGCTTGCAAAAGAGGGCATTTCTTTGCTCAGCCATACCACAGAGAAGTCCCTAATATTCCAAAAGATGAGAGAGACCTTTCAGCATCGCCAAGAGCTTATTAAAGATCCAGGCTCTAGTGTTGAAATCCTCTCCACCTTCCCAAGATTCCTAGATACAAAAGGCCTG GTTGGTCAAGACTTCACTCTCCTGTTTGACACTGAGACATCCTCCAGGCTGCTTCAGAAGAGGGACACATTCTTCAGGCCAAATGTCATTAAAGACACCAAGCAATTTACTTCAACAGCAGAGATGAGTCAGTTTTTGCTCTCAGCAGAATGTCCTGAAGGAAGTGACCTTCATGAGACAA GAGGACTGAAGTCTCCAAAAATCAGTCCATGTGATGCTGCTGAAAGACTTGTAATCTTTCATAAG TCATGCTGCAGTTTGGAGGAGCCCCTCAACAACATCCAGCATCAGCATCCCTACCTCCTTGCTGTTGGACGCCAGAAAAGCAAGACTGAGTGCTTCTACATCATCTTGGATAAGCATCTCATCCCATGCCAGGCAAACCGCTCCCTTGGAGCATTTGATGAACTTTTCAAGGCACATTTTGTGTTCAATTTGTCCTATGATGGTGCATTGTGA